In Chelmon rostratus isolate fCheRos1 chromosome 20, fCheRos1.pri, whole genome shotgun sequence, a single window of DNA contains:
- the LOC121624218 gene encoding highly reducing polyketide synthase srdA-like translates to MEEAEDGIAVVGIGCNFPGGEGLDNFWKVLVDGRSCSVPIPKERFDLASWYDPDENKAGKSRTATAALIDGFNEFDHRFFGISDSEVEQMDPQQKQLLQCVYRALENAGLPMEKASGTRTGVFIGLMNRDYETNAAHVHPSVINHWTGTGLAMSIAANRVSHIFNFTGPSLSIDCACSSSLVALHLACQSIKQGDCDMAVCGGVNYIVEPRVFVALSKAKMISPEGTSKPFSNRADGYGRGEGCGVVLLKPLAKAVQDHDHIWGIISKTAVNQDGRSVTPITKPSMTQQEELLRRIYSESDLANVQYIEAHGTGTPVGDPTEAGSISNVIAKARPPDSETLRIGSVKGNIGHTESAAGVAGLIKVLLMMKYETIVPSVFYSEETTSVDAKALNIRVPKEVEKWEASGTRLAGVNNFGFGGTNAHAIVKQHKQSCTEQKNDGKQARYFVMSAKSPKSLTLMMEDTIKQLEGGSAVDLDSLLYTSACRRSHLKHKYRKAIVVSSVVDLKEKLSATAGKNISPSYSHPRLVFVFCGNGVTYHGMCKQLLKHQPVFRDKIKEIAQLFQRLSTLNILDTLGSDFEGSDFKSPHVVQPLLFAIQVGITTLLRHWGVKPDAILGHSIGEVAAAHCSGLLSLEDALKVIYYRSTLQCKVTGGKMLVISNMAVSEVTALLPAYSGRICLAAFNSPQSCTVSGDADAIENLHKELSTSGNSQNLFLRVLDVPTAYHSHMMDPILQEIKETMGSLQVNDLDTDLFSTVTGKEVQQGDFCTGEYWARNIREPVVFEQAVRSATEGKKNSVFVEIGPRRALQRNIMESLGNDTVVLASVQPERDHETITSIVSKLFELGVHVNWNTFYIGHETIPLPIPKYQFDCSDRDVIIGAAQKNTASNHPVLCWSGSKSNVFSCDLKSDSLFYLKEHKHNDVPIIPGAFYAELGLAAFMASVKPKVPLSSLQLSVNFHSPFVLTRNSPEIKLQLEQTENKTSFTVLSPSATYASGTVVSKKEKLMEEHCISLSSIYKRCKSVVTSQEFYGYLSQGGFQYGEVFQNKGDVHYGEDLKEAFAVVTVPDELQSQLHDYCIHPVVLDFLMQLLPVTVQHIFAGRPGFPAKIGSLTVSEPLQDEMIVYLRATDVGIDHFEVCGCFADKKGRVLVEVKHVTIKYLGSHSHVAEEYFYHNDFSVIPEGITSAPPPKTLVFCDQIGISKGLQQYLDSMTRYVSFTYAKDILSHGFPSVLANLNITNIEKNFDEVLFLWGKDNLTSQSADIVLQNLASCCEIFRQIVLELKRIRFPNSIRAVTYCSSAITVDHISPGFALAGMTRSFAAEIPDLLFQLIDISTISAKDIVALSEVLRSYPCRKYPELVIKDGLILKPSIVRTPPEITNSSDGRLTATMSKPFLLQTAEAHKMTQLSAIHFEEAQPICDTSVEIRLTKICVHSSDYFPVSASHLKFGQTLYWNKHSSQNHKLLALDFSGTVTAVGKGVRKVKVGDHVASCFPVVATSKVSVPEDVCYSTKWLPFLKKTPCVSYFVLAWEILHRALPKAKRNLGIISSVPDSTLMKVLELTSYKSGWNVIVGTCNGSFVDFNQMDAFVILPPFDESLIAKICNLPRVQHVVLICESQTKSLLAEDVFQIAKECVRVQTIQMPVILQKGSLSAERPHIYHWLKSLSLSRKFALESFTFQSGKSESSEGRNSEKQQSYFNSKTLAVVALEKDISSTLSDIPLLQAKKQLFQKRAVYIVAGGLSGLGFETVKFISQRGGEYIVILSRSKPTPEVQREIKNVEKQCGNYITSMECDISVSESVHKVISFIGQKIPGCPIRGVFHSAVVLHDGLIETLDRSLYEKVLKPKVSGALNLHHATQHCQLDYFVCYSSISAFLGNASQTNYAAANTFLDMFCQYRRKLGLQGQSINWGALNLGLLLNKEHFQRFLEAKGMMVLDVAEIHKSLEQCLVLNRPQQAVCRFHFRNIRFNVLSQNVALTMRLSPLVEEAFQKSKEPYSQIKQTKSVPSKEYVISLLCETTGMDKSELNNESPLLSLGIDSMQAMTLQNRIFQERGVNVPLVKLLDPNATLSTVVAILREADESENFNDEPLPVGDIDDYSTRL, encoded by the exons ATGGAAGAAGCTGAAGACGGTATTGCAGTTGTAGGCATCGGATGCAATTTTCCAGGGG GAGAAGGGCTCGACAATTTCTGGAAGGTTCTGGTAGACGGGAGGAGCTGTTCTGTGCCAATTCCTAAAGAGAGATTTGACTTGGCCAGCTGGTATGACCCTGATGAAAACAAAGCGGGTAAATCCCGCACGGCCACGGCTGCTCTCATTGACGG gTTCAATGAATTTGACCACAGGTTTTTCGGCATCAGTGACAGTGAAGTGGAACAGATGGACCctcaacaaaaacagctccttCAGTGTGTCTACAGGGCCTTAGAGAATGCTGGACTTCCTATGGAGAAGGCCAGTGGGACCAGGACTGGAGTGTTTATTG GTCTAATGAACAGAGATTATGAGACTAATGCGGCACACGTGCACCCGAGTGTTATCAACCACTGGACCGGCACAGGGCTTGCAATGAGTATTGCAGCAAACCGAGTTTCCCACATCTTCAACTTCACTGGGCCCTCGCTGTCCATAGACTGCGCCTGCTCATCGTCTCTCGTGGCTCTTCATCTTGCCTGTCAGTCCATTAAACAAG GAGATTGTGACATGGCTGTTTGTGGAGGCGTCAACTATATAGTAGAGCCAAGAGTGTTTGTTGCTCTCAGCAAGGCCAAGATGATCTCACCTGAAGGGACCAGCAAACCTTTCTCCAACAGAGCAGATGGTTATGGTAGAGGGGAGGGCTGTGGGGTTGTTCTCCTGAAGCCGCTGGCAAAG GCTGTACAAGACCATGACCATATCTGGGGTATCATCAGCAAAACAGCCGTCAACCAAGATGGACGCTCAGTTACTCCAATCACCAAACCCTCCATGACACAACAAGAGGAACTCCTGCGCAGAATCTACTCAGAGTCTGATCTtgcaaatgtacagtacatagaGGCGCATGGGACTGGAACCCCAGTTGGAGATCCTACAGAGGCAGGGAGCATCTCAAATGTCATCGCTAAAGCCAGACCTCCAGATTCAGAGACACTCCGCATTGGCTCTGTGAAGGGCAACATTGGACATACAGAATCTGCAGCTGGAGTGGCGGGACTTATTAAGGTTCTCCTAATGATGAAATACGAGACCATTGTTCCCTCTGTTTTCTATTCTGAGGAGACAACCAGTGTAGATGCCAAAGCCCTGAACATTAGAGTTCCTAAGGAAGTAGAAAAGTGGGAAGCATCTGGTACAAGACTTGCAGGAGTGAATAACTTTGGCTTTGGGGGTACAAATGCACACGCCATtgtcaaacagcacaaacagtcATGCACTGAGCAAAAGAATGATGGGAAACAGGCAAGATATTTTGTCATGTCAGCAAAATCACCAAAATCTCTTACTCTGATGATGGAAGACACCATTAAACAACTAGAAGGAGGCAGTGCAGTTGATCTAGATTCTCTGTTGTATACATCAGCCTGTAGGAGGAGCCatctaaaacataaatacagaaagGCCATTGTGGTTTCATCTGTAGTTGATCTTAAAGAAAAGTTAAGTGCAACTGCAGGCAAAAATATTAGCCCGTCCTACTCCCATCCAAGGCtagtgtttgtcttttgtggAAATGGTGTCACTTACCATGGCATGTGCAAACAGCTACTAAAACACCAGCCTGTTTTCAGGGATAAGATCAAAGAGATTGCACAACTTTTCCAAAGACTGAGTACGCTGAATATCTTGGACACACTTGGGAGTGACTTTGAGGGTAGTGACTTCAAAAGCCCACATGTTGTCCAGCCACTCCTCTTCGCTATCCAAGTTGGCATTACCACCCTACTCAGACACTGGGGCGTTAAGCCTGACGCAATACTTGGACACTCCATTGGCGAGGTGGCAGCCGCTCACTGTTCTGGCCTTTTGTCTCTTGAGGATGCACTAAAGGTCATCTATTACCGCAGCACTCTCCAGTGCAAAGTCACAGGGGGGAAGATGCTTGTGATCAGCAACATGGCCGTATCAGAGGTAACTGCTCTTCTCCCTGCTTATTCTGGTAGAATTTGTCTTGCTGCTTTCAATAGCCCGCAGTCCTGCACCGTCTCAGGTGATGCAGATGCAATTGAGAACCTCCATAAGGAGCTAAGCACCTCAGGAAACAGTCAGAATCTGTTCCTTCGTGTATTGGATGTCCCTACTGCTTACCACAGCCACATGATGGACCCAATTCTGCAAGAAATCAAGGAGACAATGGGCTCCTTACAGGTGAATGATCTCGACACAGACCTGTTCTCAACAGTGACAGGCAAAGAAGTCCAGCAGGGGGATTTTTGCACAGGGGAATACTGGGCTAGAAACATTCGTGAGCCAGTAGTTTTCGAGCAGGCAGTGAGGTCGGCaactgaaggaaagaagaaTTCAGTCTTTGTGGAGATAGGACCAAGAAGGgcactgcagagaaacatcaTGGAATCTCTGGGTAATGACACAGTTGTTCTTGCATCTGTGCAGCCAGAGAGAGATCATGAAACAATAACGTCTATTGTTTCTAAGCTGTTTGAGTTGGGTGTCCATGTAAACTGGAACACCTTCTACATAGGACATGAGACAATACCACTGCCTATTCCAAAATACCAGTTTGACTGCTCAGACAGAGATGTTATCATTggagcagcacagaaaaacacagcaagtaATCATCCTGTGCTCTGTTGGTCAGGGAGCAAAAGCAACGTTTTCAGCTGTGATCTGAAGTCGGACTCTTTGTTCTACCTGAAAGAGCACAAGCACAACGATGTACCCATCATCCCTGGTGCCTTCTATGCTGAGTTGGGTTTGGCTGCGTTCATGGCAAGTGTCAAACCGAAAGTACCGCTCAGCTCACTACAACTGAGTGTTAATTTTCACAGTCCATTTGTTTTAACCCGGAATTCACCTGAAATTAAGTTGCAGCTAGAacaaacagagaacaaaacTAGTTTCACAGTCCTCTCCCCATCTGCAACATATGCATCAGGCACGGTGGTTTCAAAGAAAGAGAAGCTGATGGAGGAGCATTGCATTTCACTAAGCTCCATCTACAAAAGATGCAAATCTGTAGTGACTTCTCAGGAGTTCTATGGGTATCTCTCTCAAGGAGGCTTTCAGTATGGAGAGGTCTTCCAGAATAAGGGGGATGTGCACTATGGAGAAGATCTCAAGGAGGCTTTTGCAGTTGTCACAGTTCCAGACGAACTGCAGTCTCAGTTGCACGACTACTGTATTCATCCTGTTGTGTTGGATTTTCTGATGCAGCTTCTCCCAGTTACAGTACAGCACATTTTTGCTGGTAGACCAGGATTTCCTGCAAAGATAGGAAGTTTGACAGTCTCTGAACCCTTACAAGATGAGATGATTGTCTATCTGAGAGCAACTGATGTTGGCATTGATCACTTTGAGGTTTGTGGCTGCTTTGCAGACAAAAAAGGACGAGTGTTGGTTGAGGTGAAGCATGTGACAATCAAGTATCTTGGCAGTCACTCTCATGTGGCTGAAGAGTATTTCTACCATAATGACTTTAGTGTCATCCCTGAAGGCATCACATCTGCTCCTCCGCCTAAGACCTTGGTCTTCTGCGACCAAATAGGGATCTCTAAAGGTCTGCAACAATATTTGGACTCAATGACAAGATATGTTTCCTTCACATATGCAAAAGATATCTTGAGCCATGGATTTCCTTCTGTCTTGGCAAATCTCAATATAACAAATATTGAGAAAAACTTTGATGAGGTCTTATTTTTGTGGGGCAAAGACAACCTCACTTCACAGTCGGCTGACATTGTCCTGCAGAATCTCGCAAGCTGCTGTGAGATTTTCCGCCAAATAGTCCTTGAACTAAAGCGAATTCGTTTCCCAAACTCCATCAGAGCAGTCACCTACTGTTCATCTGCCATCACAGTAGACCACATAAGTCCAGGTTTTGCTCTCGCTGGCATGACAAGGTCATTTGCTGCAGAAATACCAGATCTTTTATTTCAGCTGATTGATATAAGCACTATCTCTGCAAAGGACATTGTAGCTCTGTCAGAGGTTCTAAGGTCATATCCTTGCAGAAAGTACCCAGAGTTGGTGATAAAAGATGGACTGATTCTAAAACCTTCCATTGTCCGTACTCCACCTGAAATCACCAACAGTTCAGATGGCCGCCTTACCGCTACGATGTCTAAACCCTTCTTACTCCAGACAGCTGAGGCACATAAGATGACTCAACTGAGTGCCATTCACTTTGAGGAGGCCCAGCCAATATGTGATACATCAGTTGAAATACGACTCACTAAAATATGTGTTCATTCATCAGATTACTTCCCTGTCAGTGCCTCACATCTGAAATTTGGCCAGACGCTGTACTGGAACAAACACTCATCACAGAACCACAAGCTACTGGCTCTTGATTTCAGTGGTACTGTTACAGCAGTCGGTAAAGGTGTAAGGAAAGTGAAAGTAGGAGACCACgttgcttcctgttttcctgtggTGGCAACGAGTAAGGTCAGCGTTCCAGAGGATGTGTGCTACAGCACCAAGTGGTTGccatttcttaaaaaaacaccCTGTGTCTCTTACTTTGTGCTAGCATGGGAGATCCTGCATCGAGCCTTGCCCAAAGCAAAACGTAATCTAGGAATCATATCCTCTGTGCCTGATTCTACTCTGATGAAAGTCTTGGAACTCACTTCTTATAAGTCAGGTTGGAATGTGATTGTTGGCACATGCAATGGCTCTTTTGTGGATTTCAATCAAATGGATGCATTTGTCATCCTGCCTCCATTTGATGAATCTCTGATTGCTAAAATTTGCAACCTTCCCAGAGTCCAGCATGTTGTCTTGATCTGTGAATCTCAGACTAAGAGTTTGCTTGCAGAGGATGTGTTCCAAATTGCAAAGGAATGTGTTCGTGTCCAGACAATTCAGATGCCAGTCATTTTGCAAAAGGGATCCTTGAGTGCGGAAAGGCCACATATTTATCACTGGCTGAAGTCCTTGAGCTTGAGCAGGAAGTTTGCCCTTGAAAGCTTTACCTTTCAGAGTGGGAAATCAGAAAGCAGTGAGGGCCGTAATTCAGAGAAACAACAGTCATACTTCAATTCAAAGACGCTGGCTGTTGTGGCTCTGGAAAAAGACATCAGCAGTACACTGTCTGATATTCCGTTGCTGCaagcaaaaaaacagcttttccaaAAGAGAGCAGTTTACATAGTGGCAGGTGGTCTTTCTGGTCTGGGCTTTGAAACCGTCAAGTTCATCTCGCAAAGAGGAGGTGAGTACATTGTAATACTCTCCAggagcaagcccacaccagaAGTGCAGCGAGAGATAAAAAATGTGGAGAAACAATGTGGAAACTACATCACTAGCATGGAGTGTGACATATCTGTGTCTGAGTCTGTGCACAAGGTTATCAGTTTCATTGGCCAGAAAATTCCTGGTTGTCCAATCAGAGGAGTGTTTCACAGTGCAGTTGTCTTGCATGATGGGCTGATTGAGACCCTTGACAGATCTCTTTATGAGAAAGTTCTCAAACCCAAAGTAAGTGGGGCACTGAATTTGCACCATGCAACACAGCACTGTCAGCTGGATTACTTTGTGTGTTACTCCTCCATCTCAGCTTTTCTGGGGAATGCATCACAAACAAACTACGCAGCGGCCAACACATTCCTCGACATGTTCTGTCAGTACAGGCGCAAACTCGGGCTGCAAGGACAGTCTATCAACTGGGGAGCTCTAAACCTCGGTCTCCTCTTGAACAAGGAACATTTCCAGAGGTTTCTGGAGGCAAAGGGGATGATGGTGTTGGATGTGGCCGAGATTCATAAAAGTCTGGAGCAATGCCTTGTGCTCAATCGACCCCAACAAGCTGTTTGCAGGTTTCACTTCAGAAACATCAGGTTCAACGTCCTTTCACAAAATGTAGCCTTGACCATGCGCCTGTCTCCATTGGTAGAGGAGGCTTTCCAAAAATCCAAAGAGCCATATTCTCAAATTAAACAGACTAAGTCTGTCCCATCAAAAGAGTATGTCATCTCTCTGCTTTGTGAGACCACTGGCATGGATAAAAGTGAGCTGAACAATGAATCGCCTCTTTTGTCCTTAGGGATTGACTCAATGCAGGCCATGACTCTGCAGAATCGCATCTTTCAGGAGAGAGGTGTGAATGTGCCTTTGGTGAAACTGTTGGATCCAAACGCCACGCTATCAACAGTAGTAGCTATACTGCGTGAAGCAGATGAGAGTGAAAATTTCAATGATGAGCCTCTTCCAGTTGGAGACATTGATGATTATTCTACCAgactgtaa